Genomic segment of Arachis stenosperma cultivar V10309 chromosome 4, arast.V10309.gnm1.PFL2, whole genome shotgun sequence:
TACTTGTTAGAAAGAAAGATGGTACTTGATAATTTTGCACTGATTATAGAGCTCTTAATAATATTTCTATGAAAGACAGTTTTTTTATTCCCATAGTCGATGAATTGTTAGATGAATTATATGGAGCTAATATTTTTTCCAAGTTGGCTTTGAGGTCGAATTACCACCAAATCTTGGTTAAACTCGAAGACAGACATAAAACAGCTTTTTGAACACATCAAGGCCATTATGAATGGCTTGTCATGCCCTTCTGCCTCACTAACATGCCAGCCACCTTTTAAAGCCTTATAAATGATGTGTTCTGCTTATTTTTATGGAAATCCGTGCTCATTTTCTTTGATGATATACTTGTCTATAGCTCTTCTTGGGAATTGCACTTGCAGCACCTTGAACTTGTATTGTAGAAATTGGCGCAAGAGTACAAGCTATTGAGGATTGGCCACAGCCTCAAACTGTTAAACAACTGAGAGGTTTTTTGGGCTTAGCTGGCTACTATAGATGCTTCATCAAAGAGTATGCCTCTGTGGCGGCACCTCTTACTGATATGTTGAAAAAGGATGCCTTTTATTGGGATCACAAAGCTGAAATTGCATTCAAACAATTAAAGGATGGAATTATTTCTCAACCGGTGTTGGCTCTACCAAATTTTGATCAACCATTTGAACTTAAAACTGATGATTCGGGAGCTGGTGTATGGGCTGTATTGATTCAAAACAAACATCCTAttgcttatttttttaaaaaaaaattgtcatCTTCAATGCAGAGGCAGTCTGTGTTCATTAGAGGCTTTTATGCTATCACCGAAGCAATTGCTAAGTTTTGTCATTATTTACATGGGAAGAAGTTAATTATTCGGACAGACCACCAGTGCTTAAAAGCATTGATGAGATAGAATCTTCATACACCGGAGTAACAAAAATTGTTGCACAAACTACTTGGGTATGATTTCAAAATTCACTATAAACCAGGTGGTAAAAATATGGCTGCAGATGCTCTCTGACATCATTTTTTTGTTGCATGGTTTGCTTCCACTTTGGATTGGATGTAAGCATTACGTGATAATGttgaaaaagatgaaaaattgAGAGAGATTATGGCTCAATGTTCTACTAATTCCCAAGTTGACAACAATTATAGCTACAAAAATGGGATACTTCTATGGAAAAACAAAGTTGTGGTACCCCTTAATAGCAGTTTAGTCCAGTTAATCTTGAAGGAATTTCATGACAGTCCGGTGGGGGGACATTCAGGCATTGCTAAGACAGTGGAGCGCATTTGTTCCCAATTCTATTGGCCTAATATGTAGAGGGTGATCCGTGACTATGTGCTTTGCTGTCCCATATGTCAAAAGGCCAAGATTGAGATACAATTACCAGCTAGTTTGATGCATCCTTTTCCCATTCCTTTACAAGTTTGAAAAGACATTTGCATGGATTTTATCACTTACTTGCCACCTACTCAAGGTTACTTGGTCATCATGGTTGTGATTGATTGTTTGACGAAGTTCACTCATTTTATTGCTTTGTAGAGAGACTTTGATAGTAAGAGTGTTGCCGTGGCATTCATCAAGAATATTGTCAAAATGCATTGTTTACTAAAATTGATCGTTTTGGATAGAGATAAAATCTTTATTAGCAATTTTTTTGCAACAATTATTCAGATTAAGGGCACCAACTTAGCTATGAGCTCCGCATATCATCCCGAACAGATGGCTAGATAgaggttacatcttataaccacttatttttattcttgtgtgtattattctcttcctatgattgtaatctttgatttgtttgattctttatgtccattattccatgtatacatgcatttatatgattgagaccatcatttcatttaggtCACtcacccaaatagccttaccttttatcttccattgttagccaattttgagcctatgctaaacccatttgttcttaattttagcacattacaagccttaagtgaaaaataataaatgtcccttatttggatctttgattagcttaggctagtgagagtgtttatcaTCAAGTTTGGGAGAAGTGGGAACATTAGTTGGGATAAAGGTGTGTCTTTgtattttgttgaaaatattgggaattgagtacatactcatgtgttaattaaatgtttaaaccatatgcattgatacctTTGTATATAATTacatcaaaaagaaaaaaaaagagaaaaacaaaagaaaaataaaagaaaaagaaaaagaaagaaaaagaaagaaaaaagaaaagcaataaaaaggggacaaaatgccccaaagtaaagttcaataaaaatcaatgcatatgtgtggtaatcaaaagagaatgcatgagtatgtgaaaaagtgaagagttggtagttgggttagcacttaaattgcataggttgtcataggttaggtgggaagcttaagttaatcaaaaattcaaatttcaagctcacttgaccatatgcatcctaccttggccctagccccattacaaccttgtggaaagacctcatgatacttgtatgcatgcatgaaataattgttgattgttagatgaaaaacaaatattggaaagcatgattaggggagaattgagtgaatcaaccctatacacttgagcgactagagcggatacacatccagtgagggttcgattgctcaattacatgttttcactaTGATCATCCTTTTTCTTGTAAGTTTGTAAAAATCttcaataactcaattcaattgtggatttaATTTGATTGCTACTGCTTTAGCCCTTGTGCTTGTATATgttctcttgggaattgatttgttttgaccaagtagttgcattcatttagatagttgcatttaggtagattgcatttagatagTTTGTTGCGGTAAATGAATGTTGATACCCTCTGTTTCTTTCttgattttagcatgaggacatgcttggtttaagtatggggaggttgataaGCCCCATTTTtaaggtttatcttgtgttgattttaggagattttTTCACCTTTTCTCATATTTatccaatgaaatagcatggtttttattattctcctttatttgtgcttaagtgtgaaaacgtACTTTTTAGGCACTTAAATTGGTGATTCTGAATCACCTTAATTCCATTcaatgccttgatgtgtttgttgagtgatctTAGGTTCATGAGGCAAGTATTGaatggaagaagtgaagagaaaagcatgcataGTGGAGAATCCATGAAGAAACAAGGATTTGGGATGCTGagatcgacgcgcacgcgcagcagacgcgcacgcgtggaagtaaagtcgcatggcgacgcgtacgcgtacatgatGCGTACGCGCAGATAGCAAAAAGCCAagcgacgcgtacacgtgacccacgcatacgcgtcgatgctcgcacgtgacttcattaaagtgaaaacgctggggcaatttctgggcttcCCATGCCCagatccaactcatttctgagcCTATTACATACAGAATTCAAAGGGCGATCAAGAGACATTAGCAcatagtttagttttttttttttgtgattgcACATAGTTTAGTTTTGATCATGCTTTAAtaatttctagagagagaagttctttcttctctctagaattaggttagatgTAGATTATgatttcttagatctaggtttaattcatgctttgatttacttttcctctctaatttcttgttcttctaCCTTTGCTTCTCTAGTTTAATATTTTACTTCTTGTAATTATTTACTTTGTTGTTGATGCACTCTTATTCCTTCTATTttccttttaatgcaatttatgtttgattttctttattattgatttgagttgttgttgttaattccttgcaattagTAGTTGtagatttatatttcttgcaatcttGTTTactttccttttgtgccttccaagtatttgacaaaatgcttggaaggatgctagagtagatttttctcctcttggattgagttgagtaattagtgacacttgagttatcaaactctcttgttgattgataaCTGGAAGTTGCTAGTTGACTTGAAtgccactaactctagtctttccctaagatttgactaggacttgtgaactcaagttgattatccccacttgactttccttcatagttagaggttaactaagtggagcaatggacaattcttatcacaattgatgatgataatgaggatagaacttctagttctcataccttgccaagagctttcttagtcgttattttatttcttttgccatttacatttcttgtctaTTATTCAAAATCCCAAAAAAATACAATCTCtagccaataacaagaacactaccctgcaatttcttgagagatgacccgatgtttaaatacttcggtttatttttattggggtttattacttgtgacaaccaaattttttattgaggagttgtttgttggtttagaactatactttcaacgagatttcatttgtgaaattctttaccgaccGACAGTTTCTGTTCATCAAGAATATCTTAGAGTTTATGAAGAATTATCCTCATTTCACCCTTGAGGAAGAGGTTGATGTTAAAGAAAAGGGGTAATGTTATGAGTAAAAGGgtaaataaggaaaaaaatagTGTAACAAACTCTAAAATGAATGAGGTACGCACCATTAATGATGATAAGTAGTTGGTTATGCAAGAAGAACAAATGTTAGACAATgtgcaaatttaaaattacagAACAAGCAACAAAATGAGAGCAAAAAATAGGAGGCTTTTTTGGTAGCTGAAAGTAGTATCGTCTGTCTCCCCTTTCTAAAAGTGTCTCTTATTCCTTCTTTTGGAATTGTTCTGACTTatcctcttctctctttcctAGGTCCTTGATGTAGAGAAtttctgctgcatgttctctaCATTCTCAtacttatacttttttttttcaagttgaCTATATTTTCTTGCTTCTCTATATAATTGCTTTATACCTTACTTGTGGTTACGTTAATACTGAATTTCTCTGCTATTGTTTCATTAAATGCTGCTGTCATTTGTTGCTAAATACTTTATTCAATACATTATACCCTTCCAGAACGACACACTAATTGCGACCTATAAACTTAGTCGGAGTCAAACGATATCAACTTAGGATTCACAAGGCGGCAAAAAATTTTGAAGTCTTCCTTCAAGCGGAAAATTTTGAAGTTCTCTTTCAAACGAAAATTTTTTATCCCGTATTGTTAATAGAATTACTGTATTTAGATTGGTCAAATACTTCATCAACTACATTTAAATTTGACAAGTGTTACTATAAATTTAGTCCAATGTATTTGACCAATTTAAccattaataaataaataccaCCAGAAACGACACCTATTTTTAATAGATAAAAGTCTCttaaaacaaattattttagttaattaataCAAAAACATGTCATCGAAAAGATTGGAATTTCACTctaaattttttctttcattaccaTAATATGACTTTAACTTCTAAAATGTACAAAAATTTACCATAAGACAAATATGcgacaagaaagaaaaaactaATAATCATCATACACATTATAAACATACATGTGAATGGACCTATTTTTATGGATTTTTCACATGACCTGCATGTTTGACCTCTCTcaattaatttcattttgttatTATACTTCCACTTCATCTCTTTAAATGTTTAAATATTAGAAAAAGAGTAATGTCATTCTTATTTTAGTAATACTACTCATTGTTTTATAACAAAAAaccatataaaaaatattattataaaaaataggaatgatattactattttttaaatattattagataTTAGATTATGATAAATTGACAAACTGAAGTCAAAGAAAACTTCCTAATCTCAAAACAACAGTTTAcacattttctttatttttataagaCAATAGTAAGTTTTGTTCTATAGTAATTATGCTACATTTAACTCAAACAAATAATGTCCCTAGAGAAAATCTTTTTGAACATTATCAACATGTAATAACTTGATATAAAATTAcctaaaactaatttttatttagaatgacATTTTATATTCCTAGATAGATCTGCATTGCATTTGCATAGAGTCAAATCTAACTGGAAATACACACAATTACCCCCAACAATGCGTCCAATATTCCTTTGCTTAACGCGTCATTTCCAGAGCGACGGAAAGGATATTTCAGTCAATTCATGTCAAACTCCAATATCTTCCGTCATCAACTCAAATCGAATACTCTCATCTCTGTGTCTAACCCTTCTTAGTTCTTAGTTACTTCCTCAGATCAGATCCCGTAACTGAACTCAGTGACTCGCTCCCTCCGTTTTGTCTCCCCACTCACTGAGTCAACTCGTCGCCATTGACGAACCACCTTGCGAGCTCAACTACCGCAATTCCTCAGCTCATGGGAGCAAGATCCTAAGGAACCGTACACCTTCCCGAGTCGCCGCCGAACCAACTCGCCGCCGAGTCGCGAACTCGTTCGTTCTCACCAAAACTCGGGAATGGCTTCTTCGGAAGCCGATTCCCGGCTGGTCCAGGTCATCATCCCGGCGCTCGAGAAGATCATCAAGAACGCATCGTGGCGGAAGCACGCCAAGCTCGCTCACGAGTGCAAGTCCGTCATCGAAACCCTAACATCACCGCAATCACAGCAGCAGCAGAGCAATCCTCAGTCACCGGGGTCCGAAGACGGCGCCGCCGATCCCGAAGCCTCAGTCCCCGGTCCGCTCAACGGCGGCGGCGCCATCGAGTACTCCCTCGCGGAGTCCGAATCAATCCTCCGGCCTCTCATCAACGCCGCCAACTCCGGCGTCCTGAAGATAGCTGAGCCCGCCGTTGATGCTCTTCAGAAGCTCATCGCCCATGGTTACCTCCGTGGCGAGGCTGACCCCGCCGGTGGCTGCCCTGAGGCGAAGCTTCTCGCGAATCTTATCGAATCCGTCTGCAAGTGCCACGATCTCGGCGATGATGCCGTCGAATTGCTGGTTCTGAAGTCTCTTTTATCTGCAGTAACCTCAATTTCACTGAGAATCCACGGTGATTGCTTGCTTTTGATTGTGAGAACTTGTTATGATATATACCTTGGTAGCAAGAATGTGGTGAATCAAACAACGGCGAAGGCTTCGTTGATTCAGATGCTTGTGATTGTTTTTAGGAGAATGGAGGCGGATTCCTCCACAGTTCCGGTTCAGCCGATTGTTGTGGCTGAACTGATGGCGCCCGTGGAGAAATCTGATGCAGATAACTCGATTACACAGTCTGTGCAGGGTTTTATAACGAAGGTTATGCAGGACATTGATGGGGTTTTGAACCCTGCTACGCCGAGTAGCAGGGTTTCCGCATTGGGAGGCCACGATGGTGCATTTGAGACCACTACCACTGCCACTGTGGAGACCACGAATCCGGCGGATTTGTTGGATTCCAGTGACAAGGACATGCTGGATGCGAAGTATTGGGAGATCAGTATGTACAAGACTGCATTGGAAGGGAGGAAAGGGGAGCTTGTGGATGGCGAGGTGGTGGAGAGGGATGATGATATGGAGATCCAGATTGGGAATAAGCTGAGGAGGGATGCATTTTTGGTGTTCAGGGCACTTTGTAAGTTATCTATGAAGACACCCCCAAAGGAGGCGTCCGCAGATCCGCAGCTGATGAAGGGGAAGATTGTGGCCCTAGAGCTGTTGAAGATCTTGCTGGAGAATGCTGGAGCTGTCTTCAGGACTAGCGACAGGTACAATCACTTTTTTAAATGTTAGTCTTCTTTTCAGTTAGTGAAGATGTTTATTAGTTTAATTGTAGTGAATTAGTGATTGACATACGACAACCAGAAGGTGTAGTTCTGTGTTAAACATAGTACCGGGAGGTGGTAAACATGGCTGCATTTTATGGATATTAATAAAGTAAATAGCTCATTGTCATTCGGGTGCATATTATATCCATTTGGATTTTTTACTAACAAGAAGTTGTGGTAACCAAGCTGTATTTTACTAGGTGAAGTTGGATTATTTACATTTGGGGAGTAGTGCTGctatattttatacaatttaGAGAGAAGTATGTGAATGCCATATCGTTAGATCAAAGAAGTTCTTGATGGTGATTGATAATTTAGGCTTCACAAGCCCTGAGGATATTCTGAATTTTGAAGTATAAAATCCTATAGGTCTTGGGAATTCAGTTAAGAAGTATATTTTAAGGATTTTACCAGAAAAAAAAAGTCGGGGAATCTGTTGTACAAATAATGGTAGGATCTCTTACTGTTTAATTTGTAGGAAATATGAAAACAAGGAAAGGAATCTAAGAACAATGTATCGAAGAGATGCTTGGGCTTTAGGTTAAGTTTCTTGAAGATATAGGTAAAAATCAGCACTAATATAGTGAAATAGGAAATAAAAATAGTGCTTGTTTGGGTAATGAGATTATAAGATGAAGTTGtttctttaaaaaattgtttaggttgttatttttggGGTTAAAAACTTGCAAATGGATTataagaaaacataaaaataacttataattTATAAGCAATTTATTACTGAGTTTTTTATTTGAAGCAGAGCAATAGCATATTActttaaaattacttttaagtCAATATATCCAAACATAAATCCACTTTAAGATCATGCTtccaaacttaaaattattttcatacAATCAATTGTAGAAACAAGTGGTTATACTTATAACCTATTACTGGATGATTTTGATCTcaattttccaaacacataCATAGATTACATTTTCAATAACGATAATGAAGACTTAAACTAATTCCTATGACTCCTGTTATTACATTGCGATGACTTCTATTATTCCAATACAATATTCCTATTATTTTCATACCATTTAAATCACATGGCACCATACAATAATCACATGCATCGATTCTAACAAGGCATTTTGGTTGTGTATGGAGGAGGCCTGTATATTACTATTATGTATTATCATATAACTCTCTTGGATGATAGTGAAGATTTCTAATGGTTGCATTGACTTTGGTAAAGCAGGTTTTTGGATGCCATTAAGCAGTACTTATGCTTATCATTGTTGAAGAACAGTGCATCAAATCTTATGATTGTTTTTCAACTATCATGCTCCATATTCATCAGTCTGGTTGCTAGATTTAGAGCTGGATTGAAGGCAGAAATTGGTGTTTTTTTCCCTATGATTGTCCTCAGAGTTCTAGAAAATGTTGCTCAACCTAATTTTCAGCAAAAAATGATAGTCCTCCGTTTTCTGGAGAAGCTTTGTGATGATTCACAGATATTGGTGGACATTTTTATCAACTATGACTGCGATGTCAATTCGTCAAACATATTTGAGAGGTGTGAAAAATGCTTGATTTTACTTGTTCACTTTATGAATAATATGATATACTAAAACGTGGTCTCCAGATAATTCCTGATTTCTTGGATTAATTTCATACACTATTCATGCTAGTTTCAgtgtttcttgtttgtttttttaAGATACATAATATAATCACTATGCTCTTTCTAGGACGGTCAATGGACTTCTTAAAACTGCCCAAGGAATCCCTCCTGGTGTAACCACCACGGTTTTGCCACCTCAAGAGGAAACATTAAAGCTTGAAGCATTGAAATGCTTGGTTGCTGTATTAAAATCTATGGGAGATTGGATGAACAAACAGTTGCGCATTCCAGAACCTCTTTCATCAAAGAAAGTGGAAGCAGTTGATAATGGGCATGAGGCTGGAGGTCATCCTATGGTAAATGGGAATGGAGAAGAGTCAGCTGAAGGATCAGAAACTCATTCTGAGATCTCCAATGATGCATCTGATGTTTCCACCATTGAGCAACGCCGGGCATATAAATTGGAACTCCAGGTAAGCAATGCATAAAGTTTGGAGTAGCAAGCAGATGTCGGTTATTGCTTTTAGCTGTACATTGTCTATGAAGCTAATGCCCAGCTTATGGCAGGAAGGTATATCATTGTTTAATAGGAAGCCTAAGAAAGGAATTGAATTCCTCATCAATGCCAACAAAGTGGGTAACTCTCCGGAAGATATAGCTGCTTTTCTTAAAGATGCTTCTGGGTTGAACAAGACTCTGATTGGTGATTATCTGGGAGAAAGGGATGAAATGTCCTTGAAAGTAATGCATGCCTATGTGGATTCTTTTGACTTTCAAGGGATGCAATTTGATGAGGCAATCAGGGTTCTCCTTCAGGGATTTAGACTGCCTGGTGAGGCCCAAAAAATTGATCGAATCATGGAGAAGTTTGCCGAACGTTATTGCAAATGTAATCCAAAAGTTTTTTCCAGTGCTGATACAGCTTATGTCCTTGCTTATTCTGTGATCATGCTCAATACTGATGCTCACAATCCAATGGTGAAGAACAAGGTACGCTCAGTTAATTCGATAAATATATGCTCagttaattaattatgataGATGCAATCGGTTATTTTCTACATGGTTCTTGAACGATGCAGATGTCTGCTGATGATTTCATTAAAAACAATCGTGGAATAGATGATGGAAAAGATGTGCCAGAGGAATACTTGAGGTCCTTGTACGAGAGAATATCTAAAAATGAGATCAAAATGAAAGATGTTGATTTGGAAACCCAACAAAGACAAGCTGTGAATCCTAATAGACTGTTgggtttggatagtattttgaACATTGTGATCCGTAAGCGTGGGGAAGACAGTACTATGGGGACTAGTGATGATTTAATCCGACGTATGCAAGaacaattcaaagaaaaagctcGCAAGACAGAGTATGTTCCCTAGCATATTTTTCCCATCCTGTTGAAAGCATTTATTTCTTGTCCAAGCTCATTTCTCAGATCTTGCACTCCATTTGACCTCGTTCAATGTTTGGCTCGCCTGAGAATATTGTGTTGCCATTATTCATACACCTTAATGTGTTTAAAAGCCTATCACTTCTAGAAATATTTATCTGTTGCTTTGCATGATCCATTTTATTTTGAAGTGTGGACTGTGTCCATGTTCATTGTATTTCTTGCTTTATTTTTTTCCGTAAATTCTATGCCAACTGCCTCACTTGTTTGGATCTTAAAGTTGATTTTTACTTCTTATTGAAATGTATTTGCTTTATTGTTGTTCCTTTCATAATGTTTGATACATAGGTTCTTATACTTCTTctatttgatgaattttttgcTTTCAATTTGTAGGTCAGTCTATTATGCTGCCACGGATGTTGTAATTCTTAGATTCATGATTGAAGCCTGCTGGGCTCCGATGTTAGCTGCCTTCAGTGTTCCTCTTGATCAAAGTGATGATGAAGTTGTAATATCTCTCTGTCTTGAAGGCTTCCGCTATGCTATTCATGTTACTTCTGTAATGTCCATGAAGACTCATAGAGATGCTTTTGTAACCTCATTGGCAAAGTTTACTTCCCTGCATTCTCCTGCTGATATTAAGCAGAAAAATGTAGACGCGATCAAGGTTGGCAATAAAAATTCTATTCTAGCTGGCTCATGAACACAGTAATAAGATGGAATCTTTGTTGAGTAGCAAttgtttgttttgattttgataCTTTCTAAAATGCTACGTGTATAAATTGTTTCCGGGACTTCTTTATGATCGAGTCCTGCCAACCTTAAGTTCTTCTGGATTTGACTTTAGACTTTTCATATGAATTGTTGATAGGTCATAGTTACTATTGCTGACGAGGATGGGAATTACTTACAAGAAGCATGGGAGCATATTTTGACCTGTGTTTCCCGATTTGAGCATCTACATCTTCTTGGAGAGGGCGCTCCTCCAGATGCGACATTCTTTGCTTTTCCTCAGAATGATTCTGAAAAAACAAAGCAAGCAAAATCAACTATTCTTCCTGTCTTGAAGAAGAAGGGGCCTGGGAGAATGCAGTATGCAGCTTCCACGGTAATGAGGGGTTCATATGATAGTTCTGGAATTGGCAGTAATGCTTCTGGAGCTGTCACGTCGGAACAGGTGAACAGTCTAGTTTCTAATTTGAATATGTTGGAACAAGTTGGAAGCTCGGAAATGAACCGCATATTTACTCGGAGTCAGAAGTTGAACAGTGAGGCCATAATAGATTTTGTTAAGGCTCTATGCAAGGTCTCCATGGAGGAATTGAGATCTCCCACTGATCCACGGGTGTTCAGTCTTACAAAAATAGTTGAGATTGCGTATGTATTACCCTCCTCCTCCTTAATCTATTCTATCTGCATGCTGCctgaactttttttttcttctgcctGACGGTGTTTTGGTTGGGGTTATTGCAACTTTGGAGCACTGGTTTTCTCGGGAACTGCAATATCCTTTGTTGTTTATGACACTGTTGCCTTGGTTGCACTTACATTTGGCACTTGCCCTTCTTCATGTCCCATGCAAAATTATTTGAATGTTTATAAAGTTGCTCATCTGATCTAGTTTCCTGTCCTGTTCTTGTAAATATCATATGGAGTTGCGTGTAAAAATGCTATCTATTACTTTTTTGGTTTTGACCCCCAGGTTGGGATGTTAAACCAATTCACTGTGTCATTTTATTGATGAG
This window contains:
- the LOC130974387 gene encoding brefeldin A-inhibited guanine nucleotide-exchange protein 2-like, which gives rise to MASSEADSRLVQVIIPALEKIIKNASWRKHAKLAHECKSVIETLTSPQSQQQQSNPQSPGSEDGAADPEASVPGPLNGGGAIEYSLAESESILRPLINAANSGVLKIAEPAVDALQKLIAHGYLRGEADPAGGCPEAKLLANLIESVCKCHDLGDDAVELLVLKSLLSAVTSISLRIHGDCLLLIVRTCYDIYLGSKNVVNQTTAKASLIQMLVIVFRRMEADSSTVPVQPIVVAELMAPVEKSDADNSITQSVQGFITKVMQDIDGVLNPATPSSRVSALGGHDGAFETTTTATVETTNPADLLDSSDKDMLDAKYWEISMYKTALEGRKGELVDGEVVERDDDMEIQIGNKLRRDAFLVFRALCKLSMKTPPKEASADPQLMKGKIVALELLKILLENAGAVFRTSDRFLDAIKQYLCLSLLKNSASNLMIVFQLSCSIFISLVARFRAGLKAEIGVFFPMIVLRVLENVAQPNFQQKMIVLRFLEKLCDDSQILVDIFINYDCDVNSSNIFERTVNGLLKTAQGIPPGVTTTVLPPQEETLKLEALKCLVAVLKSMGDWMNKQLRIPEPLSSKKVEAVDNGHEAGGHPMVNGNGEESAEGSETHSEISNDASDVSTIEQRRAYKLELQEGISLFNRKPKKGIEFLINANKVGNSPEDIAAFLKDASGLNKTLIGDYLGERDEMSLKVMHAYVDSFDFQGMQFDEAIRVLLQGFRLPGEAQKIDRIMEKFAERYCKCNPKVFSSADTAYVLAYSVIMLNTDAHNPMVKNKMSADDFIKNNRGIDDGKDVPEEYLRSLYERISKNEIKMKDVDLETQQRQAVNPNRLLGLDSILNIVIRKRGEDSTMGTSDDLIRRMQEQFKEKARKTESVYYAATDVVILRFMIEACWAPMLAAFSVPLDQSDDEVVISLCLEGFRYAIHVTSVMSMKTHRDAFVTSLAKFTSLHSPADIKQKNVDAIKVIVTIADEDGNYLQEAWEHILTCVSRFEHLHLLGEGAPPDATFFAFPQNDSEKTKQAKSTILPVLKKKGPGRMQYAASTVMRGSYDSSGIGSNASGAVTSEQVNSLVSNLNMLEQVGSSEMNRIFTRSQKLNSEAIIDFVKALCKVSMEELRSPTDPRVFSLTKIVEIAHYNMNRIRLVWSSIWHVLSDFFVTIGCSGNLSIAIFAMDSLRQLSMKFLEREELANYNFQNEFMKPFVIVMRRSSAVEIRELIIRCVSQMVLSRVNNVKSGWKSMFMVFTTAAYDDHRNIVLLAFEIIEKIIRDYFPYITETETTTFTDCVNCLIAFTNSRFNKEISLNAIAFLRVCATKLAEGDLGFSSRNKDKETSGKILSPSPRTGKEGKLENGDLTDKEDHLYFWFPLLAGLSELSFDPRPEIRQSALQVLFETLRNHGHLFSLPLWERVFESVLFPIFDYVRHAIDPAGSSSQINELEIDGELDQDAWLYETCTLALQLVVDLFVNFYSTVNPLLRKVLILLVSFIKRPHQSLAGIGIAAFVRLMSNAGELFSDEKWLEVVLSLKEAANATLPNFSFLDSGDSVIINDQRASTAEEDNDPADESSSPNNLESFRTRRLHAYLSDAKCRAAVQLLLIQAVMEIYNMYRPQLSAKSILVLFDALHDVASHAHKINSNIILRSKLQEFGSMTQMQDPPLLRLENESYQICLTFLQNLLVDRPNEAAEVETHLVRLCQEVLEFYIEVAGSGQVSESSRGAQQHWLIPLGSGKRRELATRAPLIVAAIQAICNLGDVCFEKNLAQFFPLFSSLISCEHGSTEVQVALSDMLSLSVGPVLLRSC